A window of the Methanosarcinales archaeon genome harbors these coding sequences:
- a CDS encoding 30S ribosomal protein S17e translates to MGIRPSYIKSLATQLLNDKGELFTKDFEDNKPLVTQYTNVQSKVIRNRIAGYITRKKNRQ, encoded by the coding sequence ATGGGAATCAGACCAAGTTATATAAAATCCCTTGCAACCCAATTATTAAATGACAAAGGCGAACTTTTCACAAAAGATTTTGAAGACAATAAACCGCTTGTTACTCAATATACCAATGTACAGAGCAAGGTAATTAGAAACCGAATAGCCGGATATATTACCAGGAAGAAGAATAGACAATAA
- a CDS encoding 4-hydroxy-tetrahydrodipicolinate synthase — MLDGVITAMITPFTPDNRIDKAGLQSNIDFLIKRGISGVVPSGTTGESATLTFQEHKDLIDISVECSTVPVVAGTGSNSTSEALELTKYAADAGADAALLITPYYNKPNDAGLLKHFTTIADHADIPQILYNVPSRTCINMKNEVTAELAQHPNIMGIKEASGDLDQIKDIIQRTQDQDFVIFSGDDALTVPIMELGGVGVISVAANIVPDKVTAMVQAFKAGNMDEVRRLEILLAPLIKALFIETNPVPVKKAVELIGLASGELRLPLAPISQENEEILVAELKSIGVLES; from the coding sequence ATGTTGGACGGTGTAATAACTGCAATGATAACACCTTTCACTCCTGACAACAGGATTGATAAAGCAGGTTTGCAGTCCAATATAGATTTTTTAATTAAAAGAGGGATTTCTGGTGTAGTGCCTTCCGGGACGACTGGCGAGTCAGCCACCCTTACTTTTCAGGAACATAAGGACCTGATCGATATCAGTGTTGAGTGCAGTACCGTGCCTGTTGTTGCAGGTACCGGGTCAAATAGCACTTCAGAAGCCCTGGAATTAACAAAATACGCAGCAGACGCCGGGGCTGATGCAGCTTTGCTCATCACTCCTTATTATAATAAACCCAACGATGCCGGGCTCTTAAAGCATTTTACCACTATTGCAGATCATGCTGATATACCACAGATATTGTATAATGTCCCAAGCAGGACATGTATCAATATGAAAAATGAAGTGACTGCAGAGTTGGCCCAACATCCTAATATTATGGGGATCAAGGAGGCCAGCGGGGATCTGGACCAGATAAAGGATATTATCCAGCGAACCCAGGACCAGGATTTTGTGATATTTTCAGGAGATGATGCTTTGACAGTTCCGATCATGGAACTGGGAGGTGTGGGTGTGATCAGCGTAGCTGCGAATATTGTTCCAGATAAGGTGACTGCAATGGTACAGGCTTTTAAAGCAGGGAATATGGATGAAGTCCGAAGGCTTGAAATCCTGCTTGCCCCTTTGATCAAGGCATTGTTCATTGAGACAAACCCCGTCCCTGTTAAAAAGGCTGTAGAATTGATAGGCCTGGCATCGGGTGAACTGAGATTACCTTTGGCTCCTATAAGTCAGGAGAATGAGGAAATACTGGTTGCAGAACTTAAGTCCATCGGGGTGTTAGAATCATAA
- a CDS encoding 4-hydroxy-tetrahydrodipicolinate reductase codes for MIRAAVTGVCGRMGALIVNNILSSENMELSAGFDITNIGMDVGEVIGTGNLGVPVSGPDDMESVIRDSGTQVVIDFTIAAAAAENVVKAASAGSDLVMGTTGFSDEQVERMHVAIADNKVSAVISPNFAVGVNIFWELLEEAARHLEGFDVEIIEIHHNMKKDAPSGTAVKAAQVINKVLGGREYVYGRQGLAPRGDEIGIHAIRGGDVVGDHTVLFFGDGERIEIRHQAHSRQAFAGGAVRAARWLMDQPPGVYGMDDVLGLKS; via the coding sequence ATAATTCGTGCTGCTGTTACGGGAGTATGCGGCAGGATGGGCGCACTTATTGTAAATAATATTTTGAGTTCTGAAAATATGGAACTATCTGCCGGTTTTGACATAACCAATATCGGAATGGATGTGGGTGAAGTGATCGGGACCGGGAATCTGGGTGTACCTGTATCTGGCCCGGATGATATGGAATCTGTTATCAGGGACAGTGGTACCCAGGTTGTTATTGATTTCACAATTGCTGCAGCTGCTGCAGAGAATGTAGTAAAGGCAGCCAGTGCAGGCAGCGACCTGGTGATGGGGACTACAGGGTTCAGCGATGAGCAGGTCGAAAGGATGCATGTAGCCATAGCAGATAATAAGGTCTCTGCAGTGATCTCACCAAACTTTGCTGTGGGAGTTAATATATTCTGGGAGCTGCTTGAAGAGGCAGCCAGACATCTGGAAGGATTTGATGTGGAGATTATCGAAATCCATCATAATATGAAGAAGGACGCCCCCAGCGGTACTGCAGTAAAGGCCGCCCAGGTTATCAATAAGGTTTTAGGGGGCAGAGAATATGTGTACGGCCGGCAGGGTCTTGCACCCAGGGGAGATGAGATCGGTATCCATGCAATCCGTGGCGGTGATGTGGTGGGCGACCATACAGTACTGTTCTTTGGTGATGGTGAGCGCATCGAGATCAGGCACCAGGCACACAGCAGGCAGGCATTTGCAGGAGGAGCTGTGCGGGCTGCCAGGTGGTTAATGGACCAGCCGCCGGGTGTGTACGGGATGGATGATGTGCTGGGTTTGAAGAGCTAG